The following are encoded in a window of Castanea sativa cultivar Marrone di Chiusa Pesio chromosome 5, ASM4071231v1 genomic DNA:
- the LOC142636982 gene encoding phospholipase A1-Igamma1, chloroplastic-like encodes MEVSPLRQVRKEKGAKKTKWVLKLKFGVTWKAIKKASSSTMKLNRFHLTCASSMKQLSLVRVQAEEAVKPIQQAHIKKKASHHVTKSLLSLLKLPYTASDFIDWGDLMTPTKSPKENISTKWHEIHGLHNWDNLLDPLHPWLRREIIKYGEFAQATYDGFDFDPLSEFCGSCRYNRHKLFEELGLTNHGYKVTKYIYAMSHVDVPSWFERSHLGETWSKDSNWMGYVAVSNDEESERIGRRDIVMAWRGTIAPTEWFTDLKAMLERIGDGKIKVQHGFRSIYKSKSEFTRYNKLSASEQVMEEVNRLIKFYKAKGEEISFTIIGHSLGGALALLNAYEAATSIPGLPISVISFGAPRVGNLAFKEKLDEIGVKTLRIVVKQDIVPKFPGFICNNILHKLNFVTKKFNWVYRHVGSELKLDMFMSPYLKRESDLIGSHNLEIYLHLLDGFLGKQRKFRWNARRDVALVNKSTDMLIEELRIPKFWYQLPYKGLVLNKHGRWVKPCREPEDVPSPLSVPSENELH; translated from the coding sequence ATGGAGGTATCACCATTGAGGCAagtcagaaaagaaaaaggagcaAAGAAAACTAAATGGGTATTGAAGTTGAAGTTTGGTGTAACATGGAAGGCCATCAAAAAGGCATCATCATCCACTATGAAGCTTAATCGTTTTCATCTAACTTGTGCATCAAGCATGAAACAACTCTCCCTAGTCCGGGTTCAAGCAGAGGAGGCTGTTAAGCCAATTCAACAAGcacatataaagaaaaaagcttCTCATCATGTCACAAAATCACTATTATCCCTCCTCAAATTGCCATACACAGCTTCAGATTTTATAGACTGGGGTGATCTAATGACTCCCACCAAGTCTCCAAAGGAAAACATATCAACAAAATGGCATGAAATTCATGGCTTGCACAATTGGGACAATCTTCTTGACCCTCTCCATCCTTGGCTTCGACGCGAAATTATTAAATATGGAGAATTTGCGCAGGCTACTTATGATGGATTTGACTTTGATCCTTTGTCCGAGTTTTGTGGGAGTTGTAGATACAACCGGCACAAGCTTTTCGAAGAATTAGGCCTAACAAATCATGGTTACAAGGTTACTAAGTACATCTACGCCATGTCACATGTAGATGTTCCGAGTTGGTTTGAGAGGTCACATCTAGGTGAAACATGGAGCAAAGATTCCAATTGGATGGGCTATGTAGCGGTTAGCAACGATGAAGAATCAGAAAGGATTGGAAGAAGAGACATAGTCATGGCATGGCGAGGTACAATTGCTCCAACTGAATGGTTCACCGATCTTAAGGCAATGCTTGAGCGTATTGGGGATGGGAAAATAAAGGTCCAACATGGGTTTCGTAGTATTTATAAATCAAAGAGTGAGTTCACCAGGTATAACAAGTTGAGTGCTTCTGAGCAAGTCATGGAAGAAGTGAATAGACTCATCAAGTTCTATAAAGCAAAAGGTGAAGAAATAAGCTTCACCATCATTGGGCATAGCCTTGGTGGTGCTTTGGCTCTCCTCAATGCTTATGAAGCTGCAACTTCAATCCCTGGCCTTCCCATTAGTGTCATTTCTTTTGGAGCACCAAGGGTTGGGAACTTGGCATTTAAGGAAAAGCTTGATGAAATAGGGGTCAAAACACTACGCATTGTAGTTAAGCAAGATATAGTCCCAAAATTTCCAGGGTTCATATGTAACAATATTCTTCATAAGCTTAATTTTGTtactaaaaaattcaattgggTTTATCGGCATGTAGGAAGCGAGTTGAAACTTGACATGTTCATGTCACCTTATTTAAAGCGTGAGTCTGATTTGATAGGCAGCCATAATTTGGAGATATACCTCCATCTCTTAGATGGATTTCTTGGCAAGCAGCGCAAGTTTCGGTGGAATGCTCGGAGAGATGTTGCATTGGTGAACAAGTCAACAGATATGCTAATTGAGGAGTTGAGGATCCCTAAGTTTTGGTATCAATTGCCTTACAAGGGGCTTGTGCTTAACAAACATGGAAGGTGGGTTAAACCGTGTAGAGAACCTGAAGATGTTCCTTCTCCATTATCTGTACCATCTGAGAATGAACTGCATTAA